Proteins encoded in a region of the Mycolicibacterium chitae genome:
- the kstD gene encoding 3-oxosteroid 1-dehydrogenase yields MTGQEYDVVVVGSGGAGMVAALTAAHQGLSTVVVEKAPHYGGSTARSGGGVWIPNNRVLQRDGVTDTKDAARTYLHTIIGDVVPAEKIDTYLERGPEMLDFVLEHSPLKLCWVPNYSDYYPETAGGRAGGRSVEPKPFDAKKLGPDLDGLEPPYGKVPMNMVVLQQDYVRLNQLKRHPRGLLRSLKVGVRTMWANATGKNLVGMGRALIAPLRIGLRDAGVPVRLSTALTDLYIEDGVVRGIYVRDAQATESEEPQLIRARRGVILCSGGFEHNEQMRVKYQRAPISTEWTVGAKANTGDGILAAEKLGAALEIMEDSWWGPTVPLVDAPWFALSERNSPGSIIVNMSGNRFMNESMPYVEACHHMYGGQYGQGPGPGENIPAWLVFDQRYRDRYIFAGLQPGQRIPKKWLESGVIVSAPTLDELATKAGLPAGAFKATVDRFNGFARSGVDEDFHRGESAYDRYYGDPTNKPNPNLGEINQGPFYAAKLVPGDLGTKGGVRTDVDGRALRDDNSVIEGLYAAGNVSSPVMGHTYPGPGGTIGPAMTFGYLAALHIASQAHGGKA; encoded by the coding sequence ATGACTGGTCAGGAGTATGACGTCGTCGTGGTCGGCAGCGGCGGGGCCGGCATGGTTGCCGCCCTCACAGCTGCCCACCAGGGCCTCTCAACGGTAGTCGTTGAGAAGGCCCCGCACTACGGGGGTTCCACTGCGCGGTCAGGTGGTGGCGTGTGGATCCCGAACAACCGGGTGCTGCAGCGCGACGGCGTCACCGACACCAAGGACGCCGCCCGCACCTACCTGCACACGATCATCGGGGACGTGGTGCCGGCCGAGAAGATCGACACCTACCTGGAGCGCGGTCCGGAGATGCTCGACTTCGTGCTGGAACACTCGCCGCTGAAGCTGTGCTGGGTGCCGAACTACTCCGACTACTACCCGGAAACCGCGGGCGGCCGCGCCGGGGGTCGCTCGGTGGAACCCAAACCGTTCGATGCCAAGAAGCTCGGCCCCGACCTCGACGGCCTCGAGCCGCCGTACGGCAAGGTGCCGATGAACATGGTGGTGCTCCAGCAGGACTACGTCCGCCTCAACCAGCTCAAGCGTCACCCGCGCGGCCTGCTACGCAGCCTCAAGGTCGGCGTCCGCACCATGTGGGCCAACGCCACCGGCAAGAACCTGGTGGGCATGGGCCGCGCCTTGATCGCACCGCTGCGCATCGGGTTGCGCGACGCCGGCGTGCCGGTCCGACTCAGCACCGCCCTGACCGACCTCTACATCGAGGACGGCGTCGTCCGCGGCATCTACGTCCGGGACGCACAGGCAACAGAATCCGAAGAGCCCCAGCTGATCCGGGCTCGGCGAGGGGTGATTCTGTGCAGCGGCGGGTTCGAGCACAACGAGCAGATGCGGGTGAAGTACCAGCGTGCCCCCATCAGCACCGAGTGGACCGTGGGCGCCAAGGCCAACACCGGTGACGGCATCCTGGCCGCCGAAAAGCTCGGCGCCGCGCTGGAAATCATGGAGGACTCGTGGTGGGGGCCGACCGTCCCGCTGGTCGATGCCCCCTGGTTCGCGCTGTCCGAACGCAACTCGCCGGGCTCGATCATCGTCAACATGTCCGGCAACCGATTCATGAACGAGTCCATGCCCTACGTCGAGGCCTGCCACCACATGTACGGCGGCCAGTACGGCCAGGGCCCCGGACCGGGCGAGAACATCCCGGCCTGGCTGGTCTTCGATCAGCGCTACCGCGACCGCTATATCTTCGCGGGTCTGCAGCCGGGGCAACGGATCCCGAAGAAGTGGCTGGAGTCCGGCGTCATCGTCTCGGCGCCGACGCTCGATGAACTGGCCACCAAGGCCGGACTGCCCGCCGGGGCGTTCAAGGCCACCGTGGACCGCTTCAACGGCTTCGCCCGCTCCGGGGTGGACGAGGACTTCCATCGCGGCGAGAGCGCCTACGACCGCTACTACGGCGACCCCACCAACAAGCCGAATCCCAACCTGGGCGAGATCAACCAGGGGCCGTTCTACGCCGCCAAGCTCGTGCCCGGCGACCTCGGCACCAAGGGCGGCGTCCGCACCGATGTGGACGGCCGGGCGTTGCGCGACGACAACTCGGTGATCGAGGGCCTCTACGCCGCCGGTAATGTCAGCTCGCCGGTCATGGGACACACCTATCCCGGCCCCGGCGGCACCATCGGACCCGCGATGACGTTCGGCTACCTCGCCGCACTGCACATCGCGAGCCAAGCGCACGGCGGAAAGGCCTGA
- a CDS encoding lipid-transfer protein, producing MLSGKAAIAGIGATDFSKNSGRSELRLAAEAVLDALDDAGLAPSDVDGLVTFTMDSNLETAVARSTGIGDLKFFSQIGYGGGAAAATVQQAALAVATGVAEVVVAYRAFNERSEFRFGQVMPGLTVNADSRGVEYSWSYPHGLSTPAASVAMIAQRYMHEYGATSADFGAVSVADRKHAANNPKAHFYGKPITIEDHQNSRWIAEPLRLLDCCQETDGGVAIVVTTPERAKDLKHRPAIIEAAAQGAGADQFTMYSYYRDELGLPEMGLVGRQLWQQSGLSPADIQTAVLYDHFTPYTLLQLEELGFCGKGEAKDFIAGGAIEIGGRLPINTHGGQLGEAYIHGMNGIAEGVRQLRGTSVNQVDNVEHVLVTAGTGVPTSGLILG from the coding sequence ATGCTCTCCGGTAAGGCGGCCATCGCCGGTATCGGTGCCACCGACTTCTCCAAGAACTCCGGACGCAGCGAGCTGCGACTGGCCGCCGAGGCGGTGCTCGACGCGCTCGACGACGCGGGTCTGGCGCCCTCGGACGTCGACGGTCTGGTGACGTTCACGATGGACTCCAACCTGGAGACTGCCGTGGCCCGCTCGACCGGGATCGGGGATCTGAAGTTCTTCAGCCAGATCGGCTACGGCGGCGGTGCGGCCGCCGCGACCGTCCAGCAGGCCGCGCTCGCGGTGGCGACCGGGGTGGCCGAGGTGGTGGTCGCGTACCGGGCCTTCAACGAGCGTTCCGAGTTCCGCTTCGGTCAGGTGATGCCCGGGCTGACGGTGAACGCGGATTCCCGCGGGGTGGAGTACAGCTGGTCCTACCCGCACGGGCTGAGCACGCCGGCGGCCTCGGTGGCGATGATCGCGCAGCGCTACATGCACGAATACGGCGCCACCAGCGCCGATTTCGGTGCCGTGTCGGTGGCCGACCGCAAGCACGCGGCCAACAACCCCAAGGCGCACTTCTACGGCAAGCCGATCACCATCGAGGACCATCAGAACTCTAGGTGGATCGCCGAGCCGCTGCGGCTGTTGGACTGCTGTCAGGAGACCGACGGCGGCGTCGCTATCGTGGTCACCACGCCGGAGCGTGCCAAGGACCTCAAGCACCGCCCGGCCATCATCGAGGCCGCGGCCCAGGGCGCCGGTGCCGATCAGTTCACCATGTACTCGTACTACCGCGACGAACTCGGCCTGCCCGAGATGGGACTGGTGGGCCGACAGCTCTGGCAGCAGAGTGGGCTGTCCCCGGCCGACATCCAGACCGCGGTCCTCTACGACCACTTCACCCCGTACACGCTGCTGCAACTCGAGGAACTCGGATTCTGCGGCAAAGGTGAGGCCAAGGACTTCATCGCGGGCGGCGCCATCGAGATCGGCGGGCGGCTGCCCATCAACACTCACGGCGGACAACTCGGCGAGGCCTACATCCACGGCATGAACGGCATCGCCGAGGGGGTTCGACAGCTGCGCGGGACGTCGGTGAACCAGGTGGACAACGTCGAGCACGTGCTCGTCACCGCGGGCACCGGGGTGCCGACGTCGGGCTTGATCCTGGGCTGA
- a CDS encoding cytochrome P450, whose amino-acid sequence MAAPNISSDFDFLDAEVNLAGLPVKELAELRKSDPVHWVNVPGGTAGFGDKGYWLVTKHADVREVSRRSDVFSSSMDGAIPVWPEGMTREAIDLQRNVLLNMDAPHHTRLRRIISRGFTPRAIGRLKDELNRRAQNIVTTAAAEGSGDFVEQVSCELPLQAIADLLGVPQDDRDKLFRWSNEMTAGDDPEYADVDPAMSSFEVITYAMKMAEERTKNPGDDIVTQLVQADIDGEKLTDDEFGFFVIMLAVAGNETSRNSITHGMIAFTQNPDQWELYKRERPATAVDEIIRWATPVSAFQRTASEDTELAGVKIAEGERVVMSYRSANFDEEVFEDPYTFNILRDPNPHVGFGGTGAHYCIGANLARMTIDLIFNAIADHMPDLTSAGEPERLKSGWLNGIKHWPVNFTGKSSAA is encoded by the coding sequence ATGGCCGCCCCGAATATCTCCAGCGACTTCGATTTCCTCGACGCCGAGGTGAACCTGGCCGGCCTGCCGGTCAAGGAGCTCGCCGAACTCCGCAAGTCGGATCCGGTGCACTGGGTCAACGTGCCCGGCGGCACCGCCGGCTTCGGCGACAAGGGCTACTGGCTGGTCACCAAGCACGCCGACGTGCGCGAGGTGTCCCGGCGCAGCGACGTGTTCAGCAGCTCGATGGACGGCGCCATCCCCGTCTGGCCGGAGGGGATGACGCGCGAGGCCATCGACCTGCAGCGCAACGTCCTGCTGAACATGGATGCGCCGCACCACACCCGGCTGCGGCGGATCATCTCCCGCGGCTTCACCCCGCGTGCCATCGGGCGACTCAAGGACGAACTCAACCGGCGGGCCCAGAACATCGTCACCACCGCGGCGGCCGAGGGCAGCGGCGACTTCGTCGAGCAGGTGTCGTGTGAACTCCCGCTGCAGGCCATCGCCGACCTGCTCGGGGTCCCGCAGGACGACCGCGACAAGTTGTTCCGGTGGTCCAACGAGATGACCGCCGGTGACGATCCCGAATACGCCGACGTCGACCCGGCCATGTCCTCCTTCGAGGTCATCACCTACGCCATGAAGATGGCTGAGGAGCGCACCAAGAACCCGGGCGACGACATCGTCACCCAGTTGGTCCAGGCCGACATCGACGGCGAGAAGCTCACCGACGACGAGTTCGGCTTCTTCGTCATCATGCTCGCGGTGGCCGGCAACGAGACCTCCCGGAACTCGATCACCCACGGCATGATCGCGTTCACCCAGAACCCGGATCAGTGGGAGCTCTACAAGCGGGAGCGCCCGGCCACGGCCGTCGACGAGATCATCCGGTGGGCCACCCCGGTGTCGGCCTTCCAGCGCACCGCCAGCGAGGACACCGAACTGGCCGGGGTCAAGATCGCGGAGGGCGAGCGGGTGGTGATGTCCTACCGGTCGGCCAACTTCGACGAAGAGGTCTTCGAGGACCCGTACACCTTCAACATCCTGCGCGACCCCAACCCGCACGTCGGCTTCGGCGGCACCGGGGCGCACTACTGCATCGGCGCCAACCTGGCCCGCATGACCATCGACCTGATCTTCAACGCGATCGCCGACCACATGCCGGATCTCACTTCGGCCGGCGAGCCCGAGCGCCTAAAGTCGGGATGGCTCAATGGCATCAAGCATTGGCCGGTGAACTTCACCGGGAAGTCCTCGGCCGCGTAA
- a CDS encoding acyl-CoA dehydrogenase family protein, with protein MDFSPDEGQQAVADVVTSVLGRDNSWQALVDGGVTALGLPERLGGDGLGLAEIATALTEIGRHGTVSPALATLGLGLLPLLDLASETQQDRYLAEVGKGGVLAAALNEPGAALPQHPAVRLTGGRLTGTKIGVAYADQAQWIVVTADTGVAVVAGDAAGVSVTRTPAANGSDEFVLVFSDAEADVLDGAAVGRVNQLALAAIGAFAAGLVAGALRLTADYVATREQFGRPLSTFQTVAAQLSEVYIASRTISLVSNSVTWRLAEGLDAEEDLAVLGYWLTSQAPSAMRICHHLHGGMGMDITYPMDRYYSSIKDLTRLLGGPSHRLDLVGA; from the coding sequence GTGGATTTCAGTCCGGACGAAGGCCAGCAGGCTGTCGCCGACGTTGTCACCTCCGTCCTGGGCCGGGACAACAGCTGGCAGGCCCTCGTGGACGGCGGGGTCACCGCGCTCGGTCTGCCCGAGCGGCTGGGCGGCGACGGCCTCGGCCTGGCGGAGATCGCCACCGCGCTCACCGAGATCGGCCGCCACGGCACCGTGAGTCCCGCGCTGGCGACCCTGGGCCTGGGGCTGCTGCCGCTGCTCGACCTGGCCTCCGAAACCCAGCAGGACCGTTATCTGGCCGAGGTGGGTAAGGGTGGGGTGTTGGCCGCGGCACTCAACGAACCCGGTGCCGCGCTGCCGCAGCACCCCGCCGTCCGGCTGACCGGCGGACGGCTCACCGGTACCAAAATCGGTGTGGCGTATGCGGATCAGGCGCAATGGATCGTCGTCACCGCGGACACCGGGGTGGCCGTCGTCGCGGGGGATGCCGCGGGCGTGTCGGTGACCCGGACGCCGGCGGCCAACGGATCCGACGAGTTCGTCCTGGTGTTCTCCGACGCCGAGGCCGACGTCCTCGACGGGGCGGCCGTGGGCCGCGTCAACCAATTGGCGTTGGCGGCGATCGGTGCGTTCGCCGCGGGCCTGGTCGCCGGGGCGCTGCGGTTGACCGCCGACTACGTGGCCACCCGCGAGCAGTTCGGACGACCGCTGTCGACGTTCCAGACGGTGGCCGCGCAACTGTCGGAGGTCTACATCGCCTCGCGCACCATCTCGTTGGTGTCGAACTCGGTGACCTGGCGGCTGGCCGAGGGCCTCGACGCCGAGGAGGATCTGGCGGTGCTGGGCTACTGGCTGACCTCGCAGGCGCCGTCGGCCATGCGGATCTGCCATCACCTGCACGGCGGGATGGGGATGGACATCACCTACCCGATGGACCGCTACTACTCCTCGATCAAGGACCTGACCCGGCTGTTGGGCGGGCCCTCGCATCGCCTCGACCTGGTGGGAGCGTAA
- a CDS encoding 2-keto-4-pentenoate hydratase yields MLDAKTRAELAADLAEAERSRTAIDPLTAGHPDIDVVDAYEIQLLNIRQRVAEGARVVGHKVGLSSEAMQKMMNVDEPDYGHLLDEMEVFEDVPVKTSAFLYPRVEVEVGFILADDLPGAGCTEDDVLAATAAFVPSIELIDTRIKNWQIKLCDTIADNASSAGWVLGKERVSPKDIDIRTIDAVLTCNGEVVAEGRSDAVLGNPVTAVAWLARKVDSFGVRLKAGDVVLPGSCTRAIDARPGDNFVADFAGLGSVRLTFE; encoded by the coding sequence ATGCTCGACGCCAAGACCCGAGCCGAGTTGGCAGCCGACCTGGCCGAGGCAGAGCGCAGCAGAACTGCGATCGACCCGTTGACCGCGGGCCATCCCGACATCGACGTCGTCGACGCCTATGAGATCCAGCTGCTCAACATCCGCCAGCGCGTCGCGGAGGGGGCCAGGGTCGTCGGCCACAAGGTGGGGCTGTCCAGCGAGGCCATGCAGAAGATGATGAACGTCGACGAGCCGGACTACGGGCACCTGCTCGACGAGATGGAGGTCTTCGAGGACGTCCCCGTCAAGACCTCGGCGTTCCTGTATCCGCGGGTGGAGGTCGAGGTGGGCTTCATCCTCGCCGACGACCTGCCCGGGGCCGGCTGCACCGAAGACGATGTGCTGGCCGCGACGGCGGCGTTCGTCCCGTCCATCGAGCTGATCGACACCCGGATCAAGAACTGGCAGATCAAGCTGTGCGACACGATCGCCGACAACGCGTCCTCGGCGGGCTGGGTGCTGGGCAAGGAACGGGTGTCGCCCAAGGACATCGACATCCGCACCATCGACGCGGTGCTGACCTGCAACGGCGAGGTGGTGGCCGAGGGCCGCAGCGACGCCGTGCTGGGAAATCCCGTGACCGCGGTCGCGTGGTTGGCCCGCAAGGTGGACAGCTTCGGTGTCCGGCTGAAGGCCGGTGACGTGGTGTTGCCGGGGTCGTGCACCCGTGCGATAGATGCACGTCCGGGCGACAATTTCGTCGCGGACTTCGCTGGGTTAGGTTCAGTGCGACTGACTTTCGAATGA
- a CDS encoding MaoC family dehydratase, with protein sequence MPINLDEALGAELEPVEFSWTSNDIQLYHLGLGAGAAPLDPRELRYLVDNTPQVLPTFGNVAQSFHLTDPPEVQFPGIDIELNKVLHASEGISAPGPIPPTGTATAVTRFTDIWDKGKAAVIWSETTATAPDGTVLWTQKRSIFARGEGGFGGERGPSTSEELPDRAPDLELDIVTLPQQALLYRLCGDRNPLHSDPEFAAAMGFPRPILHGLCTYGMTCKALVDNIVDADAAAVKSYSARMAGVVFPGETLRANLWKDNDRFVGAVTVPERDNAVALAGVEFVPA encoded by the coding sequence ATGCCCATCAATCTCGACGAAGCACTCGGCGCCGAACTCGAACCCGTCGAGTTCTCCTGGACCAGCAACGACATCCAGCTCTACCACCTGGGCCTGGGCGCCGGCGCCGCGCCGCTGGACCCCCGGGAGCTGCGCTACCTGGTCGACAACACCCCGCAGGTGTTGCCGACGTTCGGCAACGTCGCGCAGAGCTTCCATCTGACCGATCCGCCGGAGGTGCAGTTCCCCGGGATCGACATCGAGCTGAACAAGGTGCTGCACGCCAGCGAGGGCATTTCCGCGCCGGGCCCCATCCCGCCGACGGGTACCGCCACGGCGGTCACCCGCTTCACCGACATCTGGGACAAGGGCAAGGCGGCCGTCATCTGGTCGGAGACCACCGCCACCGCCCCCGACGGCACGGTGCTGTGGACCCAGAAGCGGTCGATCTTCGCCCGCGGCGAGGGTGGCTTCGGCGGCGAGCGTGGCCCGTCCACCTCCGAGGAGCTGCCCGACCGGGCGCCCGATCTGGAACTCGACATCGTCACCCTCCCGCAGCAGGCGCTGCTGTACCGGCTCTGCGGGGACCGCAATCCGCTGCACTCCGACCCGGAATTCGCTGCGGCCATGGGCTTTCCGCGGCCCATCCTGCACGGGCTGTGCACCTACGGCATGACCTGCAAGGCGCTCGTCGACAACATCGTGGACGCCGACGCGGCCGCGGTGAAGTCCTATAGCGCCCGGATGGCCGGCGTGGTATTCCCCGGCGAGACGCTGCGCGCCAACCTGTGGAAGGACAACGATCGGTTCGTCGGCGCGGTCACGGTGCCCGAGCGAGACAATGCCGTCGCCTTGGCCGGCGTGGAGTTCGTGCCGGCCTGA
- a CDS encoding acetaldehyde dehydrogenase (acetylating), with translation MKASVAIVGSGNISTDLLYKLLRSELLEPRWMVGIDPESEGLARARKLGLETSHEGAEWLLGLDEKPDLIFEATSAYVHREAAPRYEAAGIRAIDLTPAAVGPAVIPPANLHEHVKAPNVNMITCGGQATIPIVYAVSRVVDVPYAEIVASVASASAGPGTRANIDEFTKTTSKGVETIGGARRGKAIIILNPADPPMIMRDTIFCAIPEDADQAAITKSIKDVVAEVQTYVPGYRLLNEPQFDPPSVTSGGYATVTTFVEVEGAGDYLPPYAGNLDIMTAAATKVGEEIAQELISTQKEAAR, from the coding sequence ATGAAAGCCTCGGTTGCGATAGTCGGGTCGGGAAACATCAGTACCGACCTGCTGTACAAGCTGCTGCGCTCGGAGTTGCTCGAGCCGCGCTGGATGGTCGGTATCGACCCCGAGAGCGAGGGCCTGGCCCGGGCCCGCAAGCTCGGCCTGGAGACCAGCCACGAGGGCGCGGAGTGGCTGCTCGGCCTCGACGAGAAGCCGGACCTGATCTTCGAGGCGACCAGCGCCTACGTCCACCGAGAGGCGGCGCCGCGCTACGAGGCGGCCGGCATCCGGGCAATCGACCTGACCCCGGCCGCGGTCGGCCCCGCGGTCATCCCGCCGGCCAACCTGCACGAACACGTCAAGGCGCCGAACGTCAACATGATCACCTGCGGTGGGCAGGCCACCATCCCGATCGTGTACGCGGTCTCGCGCGTTGTGGACGTGCCCTACGCCGAGATCGTCGCATCCGTCGCGTCCGCCTCGGCGGGGCCCGGCACCCGCGCCAACATCGACGAGTTCACCAAGACCACCAGCAAGGGTGTGGAGACCATCGGCGGGGCGCGGCGCGGCAAGGCGATCATCATCCTCAACCCGGCGGATCCGCCAATGATCATGCGCGACACCATCTTCTGCGCCATTCCCGAGGATGCCGATCAGGCCGCGATCACAAAGTCGATCAAGGATGTGGTGGCCGAGGTGCAGACCTACGTGCCCGGTTACCGCCTGCTCAACGAACCGCAGTTCGACCCGCCGTCGGTGACTTCCGGCGGCTACGCCACCGTCACGACCTTCGTCGAGGTCGAGGGCGCCGGGGATTACCTGCCGCCGTACGCCGGGAATCTGGACATCATGACCGCCGCGGCCACCAAGGTCGGCGAGGAGATCGCCCAAGAGCTGATCTCGACGCAGAAAGAAGCAGCACGATGA
- a CDS encoding MaoC family dehydratase, translated as MGARGMTSIEVGTALPELAIYGDPTFIVSTAIATRDYQDVHHDRDKAQAKGSKDIFVNILTDTGLVQRYLTDWAGPSARIKSIGLRLGVPWYAYDTVTFSGAVTEVDGELVTVKVTGSNSLGNHVIATATLTLGDS; from the coding sequence ATGGGAGCCCGAGGCATGACCAGCATCGAAGTCGGCACCGCGCTGCCCGAGCTCGCGATCTACGGCGACCCGACGTTCATCGTCTCCACGGCCATCGCCACCCGCGACTACCAGGACGTGCACCACGACCGGGACAAGGCCCAAGCCAAGGGGTCCAAGGACATCTTCGTCAACATCCTCACCGACACCGGACTGGTGCAGCGCTACCTGACCGACTGGGCCGGGCCCTCGGCGCGGATCAAGTCGATCGGGCTGCGCCTCGGCGTGCCGTGGTACGCCTATGACACCGTGACCTTCTCCGGTGCGGTGACCGAGGTGGACGGCGAACTGGTGACGGTCAAGGTGACCGGTTCCAACAGCCTGGGCAACCACGTGATAGCCACCGCCACTCTGACATTGGGGGACAGCTGA
- the fadE29 gene encoding acyl-CoA dehydrogenase FadE29 translates to MFIELTPEQRALQAELREYFSTLITPEEAAAMESDRHNEAYRAVIKRMGSDGKLGVGWPKEYGGLGFGPIEQQIFVNEANRADVPLPMVTLQTVGPTLQVHGTEEQKKKFLPGILTGDVHFAIGYSEPEAGTDLASLRTTAVRHGDEYIVNGQKMWTTGAHDADYIWLACRTDPDAAKHKGISILIVDTKDPGYSWTPIILSDGAHHTNASYYNDVRVPADMLVGEENGGWKLITTQLNHERVGLGPAGRVAGIYDQVSEWAAKPGSDGVVPLEQEGARRLLGQIKAIWRINELLNWQVAASGETIAVADAAATKVFSTERIQEVGRLAEEVVGRYGNPADPHTAALLDWLDKMTKRNLVITFGGGVNEVMREMIAASGLRVPRVPR, encoded by the coding sequence ATGTTCATTGAGTTGACGCCCGAGCAGCGCGCCCTGCAAGCCGAACTGCGGGAATACTTTTCGACTCTCATCACGCCCGAAGAGGCCGCGGCGATGGAATCCGACCGGCACAACGAGGCCTACCGGGCCGTGATCAAGCGGATGGGTTCGGACGGCAAGCTCGGGGTGGGCTGGCCCAAGGAGTACGGCGGTCTCGGGTTCGGCCCCATCGAGCAGCAGATCTTCGTCAACGAGGCCAACCGCGCCGATGTTCCGCTGCCGATGGTCACGTTGCAGACGGTCGGCCCGACGCTGCAGGTGCACGGCACCGAGGAACAGAAGAAGAAGTTCCTGCCCGGAATCCTCACCGGCGACGTGCATTTCGCGATCGGCTACTCCGAGCCCGAGGCCGGCACCGACCTGGCGTCGCTGCGGACCACCGCCGTGCGCCATGGCGACGAATACATCGTGAACGGGCAGAAGATGTGGACCACCGGCGCGCACGACGCCGACTACATCTGGCTGGCCTGCCGGACCGACCCGGATGCCGCCAAGCACAAGGGGATTTCGATCCTCATCGTCGACACCAAGGATCCCGGCTACTCCTGGACGCCGATCATCCTGTCCGACGGGGCGCACCACACCAACGCGTCGTACTACAACGATGTGCGGGTGCCCGCCGACATGCTCGTCGGCGAGGAGAACGGCGGCTGGAAGCTGATCACCACCCAGCTCAACCACGAGCGCGTGGGTCTCGGGCCGGCCGGACGCGTCGCCGGAATCTACGACCAGGTCTCCGAATGGGCGGCCAAGCCCGGATCCGACGGGGTCGTACCGCTCGAGCAGGAGGGCGCCCGCCGGCTGCTCGGGCAGATCAAGGCGATCTGGCGGATCAACGAGCTACTCAACTGGCAGGTCGCCGCGTCGGGGGAGACCATCGCCGTGGCCGATGCCGCCGCCACCAAAGTCTTTTCCACCGAACGCATTCAGGAAGTCGGCCGGTTGGCCGAGGAGGTCGTCGGCAGGTACGGCAATCCGGCCGATCCGCACACCGCCGCGTTGCTGGACTGGCTGGACAAGATGACCAAACGCAATCTGGTCATCACCTTCGGCGGCGGCGTCAACGAGGTGATGCGCGAGATGATCGCCGCGTCGGGCCTCAGGGTTCCCCGGGTGCCGCGCTGA
- a CDS encoding bifunctional MaoC family dehydratase N-terminal/OB-fold nucleic acid binding domain-containing protein, producing the protein MTDLQAGIDRLTSLGRSAPRLGRDPVNQPMIHHWVDAIGDKNPIYVDESAAKAAGHPGIVAPPAMIQVWTMLGLSGIRPDDDPLGAIMDLFDNAGYVGVVATNCEQTYHRYLEPGEQVAISAEVTDVVGPKQTALGEGFFVNQKITWTVGDEEVAEMDWRIMKFKPREADQPEIPADLDPDKLMRPASSRDTQFFWDGINAHELRIQRRPDGSLQHPPVPAVWQDKDAQIDYVVAAGTGTVFSYVVHHAPKVPGRSLPFVIALVELTEGVRMLGELRNVEADKVKIGMPVRATFIDFPDSDVSPAWTLYAWEPEA; encoded by the coding sequence ATGACTGATCTGCAGGCCGGCATCGACCGGTTGACGTCGTTGGGACGCAGCGCGCCGCGGCTGGGCCGGGATCCGGTGAACCAGCCGATGATCCACCACTGGGTCGACGCCATCGGGGACAAGAACCCGATCTATGTCGACGAGTCCGCGGCCAAGGCCGCCGGGCATCCGGGGATCGTCGCTCCGCCCGCCATGATCCAGGTGTGGACCATGCTGGGGCTCAGCGGCATTCGTCCCGATGATGATCCGCTGGGCGCCATCATGGACCTGTTCGACAACGCCGGCTATGTCGGAGTGGTGGCCACCAACTGCGAGCAGACCTATCACCGGTATCTCGAGCCGGGCGAGCAGGTGGCGATCAGCGCCGAGGTCACCGACGTGGTCGGCCCCAAGCAGACCGCGCTGGGTGAGGGCTTCTTCGTCAACCAGAAGATCACCTGGACGGTCGGCGATGAGGAAGTCGCCGAGATGGACTGGCGCATCATGAAGTTCAAGCCGCGCGAGGCCGACCAGCCGGAGATCCCGGCCGATCTCGACCCGGACAAGCTGATGCGCCCGGCGTCGTCGCGGGACACCCAGTTCTTCTGGGACGGGATCAACGCCCACGAACTGCGGATCCAGCGGCGTCCCGACGGTTCGCTGCAACATCCGCCGGTGCCCGCGGTGTGGCAGGACAAGGATGCGCAAATCGACTACGTCGTCGCCGCCGGCACGGGCACGGTGTTCAGCTACGTCGTGCACCACGCGCCGAAGGTGCCGGGGCGCAGCCTGCCCTTCGTGATCGCGCTGGTCGAACTGACCGAGGGCGTGCGCATGCTCGGCGAGCTGCGCAACGTGGAGGCCGACAAGGTGAAGATCGGAATGCCGGTGCGTGCCACCTTCATCGACTTCCCAGACAGTGACGTCAGTCCCGCGTGGACGCTGTACGCATGGGAGCCCGAGGCATGA